The Mesomycoplasma flocculare ATCC 27399 genome includes a window with the following:
- the rpoE gene encoding DNA-directed RNA polymerase subunit delta, translating into MKTIISIAIEFLKNRESAHFSDIFLEVQTMLMAKWENQLPNLSTEKILTLKRGELYKLLTIDGNFVPLDDNYWALRGDLNA; encoded by the coding sequence ATGAAAACGATTATTTCTATTGCAATCGAGTTTCTAAAAAATCGCGAATCTGCTCATTTTAGTGACATTTTTTTAGAAGTTCAAACTATGCTGATGGCAAAATGGGAAAACCAATTGCCTAATTTGTCTACAGAAAAAATTTTAACTCTAAAACGTGGAGAATTATATAAACTGCTAACAATTGATGGGAATTTTGTTCCTCTTGACGACAATTATTGAGCACTAAGAGGAGATCTCAATGCATAA
- the fba gene encoding class II fructose-1,6-bisphosphate aldolase — protein MKLVNIKAMLEKARKNNYAIPHININNLEWTKAALLAAQAKNSPLIIGTSEGALKYMGGLKTVYNLVLNLIEFLKITVPIALHLDHGSYETCKDALKTGYSSVMYDGSKEDFLLNLEKTREIVALAKTTNATVEAEVGQIGGEEDGVIGNGEIADPEKAKKLADTGIACLAAGIGNIHGIYPPSWQSLNFEVLEQISKKTGIPLVLHGGSGIPKEQIQKAIKLGISKINVNTELQQANAAAVSEFVLSGKIKQGKNFDPRKLLAPGTKAIQLLVEDKIVEFGSENRA, from the coding sequence ATGAAATTAGTAAATATAAAGGCAATGTTGGAAAAAGCGCGGAAAAATAACTATGCAATTCCACATATTAATATAAATAATCTCGAATGAACAAAAGCGGCGCTCTTAGCAGCGCAGGCAAAAAATTCACCTTTAATTATTGGGACATCAGAAGGTGCGCTAAAATATATGGGAGGGCTAAAAACTGTATATAATTTAGTTTTAAATTTAATAGAATTTTTAAAAATAACAGTTCCAATTGCGCTACATTTGGATCATGGAAGTTATGAAACTTGCAAAGACGCGCTGAAAACCGGGTATTCCTCAGTAATGTATGATGGGTCTAAAGAAGATTTTTTGCTTAATTTAGAAAAAACGCGCGAAATTGTAGCTTTAGCAAAAACAACTAATGCAACAGTGGAAGCCGAAGTCGGCCAAATTGGAGGTGAAGAAGATGGGGTAATCGGTAATGGCGAAATTGCCGATCCTGAAAAAGCAAAAAAACTCGCCGATACTGGAATTGCATGTTTGGCTGCTGGGATTGGTAATATTCATGGAATTTACCCACCAAGTTGACAGTCCTTAAACTTTGAAGTTTTGGAACAAATTTCAAAAAAAACCGGAATTCCACTTGTGCTGCACGGAGGCAGCGGCATCCCGAAAGAACAGATTCAAAAAGCTATAAAACTAGGAATTTCAAAAATTAACGTAAATACCGAATTACAGCAGGCAAATGCAGCAGCAGTTTCTGAATTTGTTCTTTCTGGGAAAATAAAACAAGGAAAAAATTTTGATCCACGAAAATTATTAGCACCAGGTACAAAGGCAATTCAGCTTCTTGTTGAAGATAAAATTGTCGAATTTGGTTCGGAAAATCGTGCATAA
- a CDS encoding pseudouridine synthase family protein, which produces MIEFVATQNQNGQKLIQFVKKILPNLNYKQIQKCFRLKKIKVNGFTKTKNYIIKQNDVILIFSDEKNNKLKEKIPKFKCNLKVIYQDNNILLVEKPVDLAVHGSGFTLDLAVWNYLKIEQNQVFMPSHVGRLDKKTSGIILYALNYQSVVELNKKQKFFEKVYTFESQICLKKPIKTNVFVKKNDIEQKIEIVSNSPGSTLISTTFYSKNQKNFAILHTGKKHQIRVTLSYLGYPILGDEKYGGQKAKRLFLHSFSLKFSHLEGFLSYLNNKKFISKPQWWKKIQTNKKK; this is translated from the coding sequence ATGATTGAGTTTGTAGCTACGCAAAATCAAAACGGGCAAAAATTAATCCAATTTGTAAAAAAAATACTCCCGAATTTAAATTATAAACAAATTCAAAAATGTTTTCGTTTAAAAAAAATTAAAGTTAATGGATTTACAAAAACAAAAAATTACATCATAAAACAAAATGATGTAATTTTAATTTTTTCTGATGAAAAAAACAACAAACTAAAGGAAAAAATACCTAAATTTAAGTGTAATTTGAAAGTTATTTATCAAGATAATAACATCTTGCTTGTTGAGAAACCTGTTGATTTGGCTGTTCATGGAAGTGGGTTTACCTTAGATTTAGCTGTGTGAAATTATTTAAAAATTGAACAAAATCAAGTTTTTATGCCTTCGCATGTTGGAAGGTTAGACAAGAAAACTTCTGGAATTATTTTATATGCTCTTAATTATCAAAGCGTTGTCGAATTAAATAAAAAACAAAAGTTTTTTGAAAAAGTTTATACATTTGAATCACAAATCTGTTTAAAAAAACCAATAAAAACTAATGTTTTCGTTAAAAAAAACGATATTGAACAAAAAATAGAAATTGTCTCAAATTCACCAGGGTCAACATTAATTTCGACAACTTTTTACTCTAAAAATCAGAAAAACTTTGCAATTTTACACACCGGTAAAAAACATCAAATTCGAGTTACTTTATCATATTTAGGTTACCCAATTTTAGGTGATGAAAAATATGGCGGTCAAAAAGCAAAAAGGCTTTTTTTACACAGCTTTTCATTAAAATTTTCACATTTAGAAGGTTTTTTGTCTTATTTAAATAACAAAAAATTTATATCCAAACCACAATGATGGAAAAAAATTCAAACTAACAAAAAAAAATAA
- a CDS encoding S26 family signal peptidase codes for MVFKYKEQILIKRLIGMSGDKLEVGENFVKINGKLVANFEDLGFWKFNGTIPEGKFLRLEII; via the coding sequence GTGGTTTTCAAATATAAGGAGCAAATTTTAATCAAAAGATTGATAGGAATGTCTGGCGACAAATTAGAAGTTGGTGAAAATTTTGTTAAGATAAATGGAAAATTAGTTGCAAATTTTGAGGATTTAGGCTTCTGAAAATTTAATGGCACAATTCCTGAAGGTAAATTTTTGCGCTTGGAGATAATATAA
- a CDS encoding amidase family protein, with the protein MTKFELDISDALEKLKKDDNNAVAYFFQEKNNKNGVLKGKFFSIKSNFATVEGISHASSNSLVNFRPSYNSTVFEKLLNAGAQPLIKVHNDELGLGGKGLFSAFGEIKNPLDRAKLIGGSSSGSAATINFVHFAIGSDTGDSIRRPASFIGKVGFKPSYGAVSRYGLFPYATSLDTVAWLTHNVFDSILISQVVFGIDKNDLTSVEIDVSNVKKEKPKKVAILDFENEIEDYVSKKLYKLANVLKFDGVKLEIIKPDLRLLKTILPVYEIISYSEATSNLSAINGITFGETEKNLKWQDIFLKTRTNGFGFMLQKRLIWGSFFLEKENQEHFFIKAKKMRTLIKKYYESILEQFDVIIFPAFYGVAPDILGKNSEQSDKITNFILAISNLVGNPSISLPFGKYKNLPFNLAVDSKINSDAKLLGYSLYLEEKIGEIKDE; encoded by the coding sequence ATGACTAAATTTGAACTCGATATTTCTGATGCCTTAGAAAAGCTAAAAAAAGATGATAATAATGCTGTTGCATATTTTTTTCAAGAAAAAAACAATAAAAACGGAGTTTTAAAAGGAAAGTTTTTCAGCATCAAATCTAATTTTGCAACTGTAGAAGGGATTTCACACGCCTCATCAAATTCGCTTGTAAATTTCCGACCTTCTTATAATTCAACAGTTTTTGAAAAGTTGCTTAATGCAGGAGCTCAGCCTTTGATTAAAGTTCATAACGACGAACTTGGTCTTGGGGGTAAGGGTCTTTTTTCTGCTTTTGGAGAAATTAAAAATCCGCTTGATAGAGCAAAATTAATTGGCGGCTCTTCTTCTGGTAGTGCCGCAACAATTAATTTTGTGCACTTTGCAATTGGATCTGATACTGGGGATTCAATCAGAAGACCGGCAAGTTTTATAGGAAAAGTTGGTTTTAAACCTTCATATGGCGCTGTTTCTCGGTATGGTTTGTTTCCATATGCAACATCACTTGATACAGTTGCTTGATTAACGCACAATGTTTTTGATTCAATTTTAATTTCACAAGTTGTTTTTGGTATTGATAAAAATGATTTAACTTCAGTTGAAATTGATGTTAGTAACGTTAAAAAAGAAAAGCCAAAAAAAGTTGCTATCCTTGATTTTGAAAACGAAATTGAAGACTATGTTAGTAAAAAACTCTATAAATTAGCCAATGTTTTGAAATTTGACGGCGTTAAATTAGAAATTATTAAACCCGATTTAAGACTTTTAAAAACTATTTTACCAGTTTATGAAATTATTTCTTATTCTGAAGCGACCTCAAATTTATCAGCCATTAATGGTATAACATTTGGTGAAACTGAAAAAAATTTAAAATGGCAGGACATTTTTCTTAAAACAAGAACAAATGGATTTGGTTTTATGTTGCAAAAAAGACTTATTTGGGGATCTTTTTTTCTTGAAAAAGAAAACCAAGAACACTTTTTTATTAAAGCTAAGAAAATGCGGACTTTAATCAAAAAGTATTACGAATCAATTCTTGAACAATTTGATGTAATTATTTTTCCAGCTTTTTATGGCGTTGCCCCTGACATTCTGGGAAAAAATAGTGAACAAAGCGACAAAATTACTAATTTTATCTTAGCGATTTCAAATTTAGTTGGCAACCCCTCTATTAGTCTGCCATTTGGAAAGTACAAAAATTTACCTTTCAATTTAGCGGTGGATTCTAAAATAAATTCGGATGCAAAGCTTTTAGGTTACTCTCTTTATCTTGAGGAAAAAATAGGTGAAATTAAAGATGAATAA
- the gatB gene encoding Asp-tRNA(Asn)/Glu-tRNA(Gln) amidotransferase subunit GatB, with translation MNKKYLITIGVEIHLELNTKAKMFSDSPNLRGDSNRFFNLFDLAYLGTLPKINKSAVEKAIILAKALKMQISPILAFDRKNYFYPDLPKGFQISQQFHPIGKNGTINVDDSVVEIERIHLEEDTAKQIHKGDKTFLDYNRCGAPLIEIVTKPVLNSASQAAKYVDEIRKLALFLGISDAKLENGSLRADINISVRPKHQAKFNPKAEIKNINSISNIQKAAELEIQEQIESYEKGGKVVQLTKKFNDKLIKNQILRSKSDAIDYKYFPEPNLPYIELKENFVAKIQVPITPQEIEIMLKKEGVSAFYISQILNNFEYWTFLKSSNPENWNLSIKLFFSEIVPIINKLGSQNLAISFEFFGKLVQNHLLGKISNSEFRQIVKIKQESKNLDLNSILEKISKKKLSDQEIVQFLAVIAKQETVLIAKNRQKKEKLFKFFMGKLMEKTKGQLDPKKASEILKNWLDNF, from the coding sequence ATGAATAAAAAATATTTAATCACAATTGGGGTAGAAATTCATTTAGAACTTAATACAAAGGCAAAAATGTTTTCAGATTCACCTAATTTGCGTGGTGATTCTAACAGATTTTTCAACCTTTTTGATTTAGCCTATCTTGGAACTTTGCCAAAAATTAACAAATCAGCGGTTGAAAAAGCAATAATTTTGGCGAAAGCGCTAAAAATGCAAATTTCACCAATATTAGCTTTTGATCGGAAAAATTATTTCTACCCTGATTTGCCAAAAGGTTTTCAAATTAGTCAACAATTTCATCCAATTGGCAAAAATGGAACTATAAATGTTGATGATTCTGTAGTTGAAATTGAAAGAATTCATCTTGAGGAAGACACGGCAAAACAAATTCACAAAGGGGATAAAACCTTTCTTGATTACAACAGATGTGGCGCACCTTTGATCGAAATTGTTACAAAACCGGTATTAAATTCAGCAAGTCAAGCTGCAAAATACGTTGATGAAATTAGAAAATTAGCATTATTTTTAGGGATTTCAGATGCTAAATTAGAAAATGGTTCGCTTCGCGCTGACATAAATATTTCAGTTCGGCCTAAGCACCAGGCTAAGTTCAACCCAAAAGCGGAAATAAAAAATATTAATTCGATATCAAATATTCAAAAAGCAGCAGAACTTGAAATCCAGGAGCAAATCGAAAGCTATGAAAAAGGCGGCAAAGTTGTGCAGCTAACAAAAAAATTTAACGATAAATTGATTAAGAATCAGATTTTGCGCTCTAAATCTGATGCAATTGACTATAAATATTTTCCAGAACCGAACTTGCCTTATATTGAATTAAAGGAAAATTTTGTTGCTAAAATTCAAGTACCAATTACACCGCAAGAAATCGAAATTATGCTAAAAAAAGAAGGCGTTTCAGCCTTTTATATCAGTCAAATTTTAAATAATTTCGAATATTGAACATTTTTAAAAAGTTCAAATCCGGAAAATTGAAATTTAAGTATTAAATTATTTTTTTCGGAAATTGTTCCAATTATCAACAAATTAGGTAGCCAAAATCTAGCAATCAGTTTTGAATTTTTTGGTAAATTAGTCCAAAACCACCTTTTGGGCAAAATTTCAAATTCTGAATTTCGCCAAATAGTTAAAATTAAACAAGAATCAAAAAATCTTGATTTAAACAGCATTTTAGAAAAAATTTCCAAAAAAAAATTATCTGATCAAGAAATTGTGCAGTTTTTAGCCGTAATAGCTAAGCAAGAAACTGTTCTAATTGCCAAAAATAGACAAAAAAAAGAAAAATTGTTTAAGTTTTTTATGGGGAAGTTAATGGAAAAAACAAAAGGTCAGCTAGACCCAAAAAAAGCTAGTGAAATTTTAAAAAACTGACTAGATAATTTTTAA
- a CDS encoding signal peptidase II — translation MRLIIQKITNFVKKKYQLVGKKRLFLNIIIAFFIVLILVLIDQLTKNLIFSWEDYEISSKKGFIKNISWGFIGFRPLLHQGVTSQINKIVGFTVIHIFAFLLSVILLFLIPFSKKISLTIFMAILLAGNWGNEIDRILNNNTVKDLLFLPFYSSSGTFNFADIFIFAGPIGIILVHAVDIFKNLNWKKIKNTKKHNSGNDKNNF, via the coding sequence ATGAGACTCATAATACAAAAAATAACTAATTTTGTTAAAAAAAAATATCAATTGGTTGGGAAAAAACGCTTATTTTTAAATATTATTATCGCTTTTTTTATTGTTTTAATTTTAGTGCTAATTGACCAGTTAACTAAAAATTTAATTTTTTCCTGAGAAGATTATGAAATTTCTAGCAAAAAAGGTTTTATAAAAAATATTTCCTGAGGTTTTATCGGATTTCGCCCTCTTTTGCACCAAGGAGTAACTTCGCAAATTAACAAAATTGTCGGATTTACAGTAATCCATATTTTTGCTTTTCTTTTATCAGTAATTCTATTATTTCTAATTCCGTTTAGCAAAAAAATTTCACTAACAATTTTTATGGCAATATTGTTAGCGGGCAATTGAGGGAACGAAATTGACAGAATTTTGAACAATAATACCGTAAAAGATTTGCTATTTTTACCTTTTTATAGTTCGAGTGGTACTTTTAATTTTGCAGATATTTTTATTTTTGCAGGACCGATTGGCATTATTTTAGTTCATGCTGTTGATATTTTCAAAAATTTAAATTGAAAAAAAATAAAAAACACAAAAAAACATAATTCAGGAAATGATAAAAACAATTTTTAA
- the ileS gene encoding isoleucine--tRNA ligase: MGKNYYKNSLNIFNSDFAMKANLTEKDKFYADFWEKNHIYQKILSKRYNSPRFILHDGPPYANGDIHIGHALNKVLKDIIVRYKTMAGFYSPFVPGWDTHGLPIENKIINQIESKSVLEIRKKSNEFANSQILAQMLQFKKLNLLTDFKKIYKTNTPDYEAKQLKLFKKMVGDGLVYRALKPIFWSPSSQSALAEAEIEYLIHKSPSLFISFNIKKGNNFVNINDKLVIWTTTPWTLIANSGVAVGLNFNYIRLKSGENFYILAENLLEKLSTTFGWKDYKIIASFTGKSILGIEYLHPIFEKFCPVVSGKHVTLDAGSGLVHLAPLFGEDDYWIGRENNLEMVMHVNDDGKFNENAGQFSGLFYADSNKLITEFLDKKSAILNLSFIKHSFPHDWRTLKPVIYRGTPQWFVSVEKIKKKLENAIEKIDFPEIWLKNRLKKMIIDRKDWLISRQRSWGIPLIIFYDQNKKPVLDKPEIFDHIISLVEKHGSSIWYEKTVDELLPREYQNLGWTKENNILDVWFDSGVSFLAANIDGEKAPFDIYFEGSDQYRGWFNSSLINSVIYFGFSPYKKLLSHGFVVDSKGNKMSKSKGNGVDPIVILNKYGCDIFRLWVANSEYYNDVVYSESIFEQNVEIYRKIRNTIRFLITNLVDFEPKKYELTEIDLYIYNKIQKLKNEIILNYDQNRFVRVVKIINNFIIEFSNFYLSIVKDILYADKKNSLKRRQIQYNLYEILIVLNIAIAPIMPTTAEEIYYHVQKENKQISVHMEDFFKKSNFDEKLDTKWEKFFQIKNSIYQLIEQKIQAKEIRRPNEVGVLINTKSDFIKSLDLVKLLMVAKVDFCDDKTEILLLNWKKCPRCWNHFEQIDNVCQRCSEVLNETHNTKNN, from the coding sequence ATGGGCAAAAATTACTATAAAAATTCTTTAAATATTTTCAATTCTGATTTTGCCATGAAAGCAAATTTGACAGAAAAAGACAAATTTTATGCTGATTTTTGAGAAAAAAATCACATTTATCAAAAAATTTTATCTAAAAGATACAACAGCCCAAGATTCATTCTCCACGACGGGCCCCCTTATGCAAATGGCGACATCCACATTGGACATGCACTTAATAAAGTTTTAAAAGATATTATTGTTCGCTACAAAACTATGGCAGGTTTTTATTCACCGTTTGTTCCGGGTTGAGATACTCATGGTTTGCCAATTGAGAACAAAATTATTAACCAAATTGAATCAAAATCAGTTCTTGAAATCCGCAAAAAGTCAAATGAATTTGCAAATTCACAGATTTTAGCGCAAATGCTACAATTTAAAAAGCTAAATTTATTAACTGATTTTAAAAAAATTTACAAAACAAATACTCCCGATTATGAGGCTAAACAGCTTAAATTATTCAAAAAAATGGTTGGCGACGGACTTGTTTATCGCGCTTTAAAGCCAATTTTTTGATCCCCAAGTAGCCAAAGCGCCCTTGCTGAAGCTGAAATTGAATATCTAATTCACAAATCACCTTCATTATTTATCAGTTTTAATATAAAAAAAGGTAATAATTTTGTTAATATAAATGACAAACTTGTAATTTGAACGACAACACCTTGAACTTTGATTGCAAATTCAGGAGTTGCTGTTGGTCTAAATTTTAATTATATTCGCCTAAAAAGTGGTGAAAATTTTTACATTCTCGCTGAAAATTTGCTAGAAAAATTAAGTACCACTTTTGGATGAAAAGACTATAAAATCATAGCTAGTTTTACTGGAAAGTCAATTTTAGGAATTGAATATTTACACCCAATTTTTGAAAAATTTTGCCCGGTTGTTTCAGGAAAACATGTAACTTTAGATGCAGGATCAGGACTTGTTCATTTAGCCCCACTTTTTGGCGAAGATGATTACTGAATCGGGCGAGAAAATAACCTCGAAATGGTTATGCACGTAAATGATGATGGAAAATTTAATGAAAACGCAGGGCAATTTTCAGGGCTATTTTATGCAGATTCCAATAAATTAATAACTGAATTCCTTGACAAAAAATCAGCAATTTTGAACCTAAGTTTTATTAAACACTCATTTCCTCATGATTGAAGAACATTAAAACCGGTAATTTATCGCGGAACCCCACAATGATTTGTTTCAGTTGAAAAAATCAAAAAAAAGCTTGAAAATGCAATAGAAAAAATTGATTTTCCGGAAATTTGACTTAAAAATCGCTTAAAAAAAATGATAATTGACAGAAAAGATTGGCTAATTTCGCGACAGCGCAGTTGAGGAATTCCGCTAATTATTTTTTATGATCAAAATAAAAAACCGGTTCTTGATAAACCAGAAATTTTTGATCATATAATTTCACTAGTTGAAAAACATGGCTCATCAATTTGGTATGAAAAAACCGTTGATGAACTTCTTCCTCGCGAATACCAAAATTTAGGCTGGACTAAAGAAAATAACATTTTGGATGTCTGATTTGATTCAGGAGTTAGTTTTTTAGCTGCAAATATTGATGGCGAAAAAGCTCCTTTTGATATTTACTTTGAAGGTTCTGACCAATATCGGGGCTGATTTAACTCTTCTTTGATAAATTCAGTGATATATTTTGGCTTCTCGCCCTATAAGAAACTGCTTTCCCATGGTTTTGTTGTTGATTCAAAAGGCAATAAAATGTCCAAATCTAAAGGAAATGGTGTTGATCCGATTGTAATTTTGAACAAATATGGTTGTGATATTTTTCGCCTTTGAGTTGCAAATAGCGAATATTATAATGATGTTGTCTATTCTGAATCAATTTTTGAACAAAATGTAGAAATTTACCGTAAAATTCGCAATACAATTAGGTTTTTAATAACAAATTTGGTCGATTTTGAACCCAAAAAATATGAATTAACAGAAATTGATTTGTATATTTATAATAAAATTCAGAAGCTGAAAAATGAAATAATCCTAAATTATGATCAAAATCGATTTGTTCGTGTGGTTAAAATAATCAATAATTTTATTATTGAATTTTCTAATTTTTACCTATCAATTGTTAAAGATATTTTATATGCTGATAAAAAAAACTCGCTAAAAAGGAGACAAATCCAATATAACTTATACGAAATTTTAATTGTTCTAAATATTGCAATTGCCCCGATTATGCCAACAACGGCAGAGGAAATTTATTACCATGTTCAAAAAGAAAACAAACAAATTTCAGTTCATATGGAAGATTTCTTTAAAAAGTCCAACTTTGACGAAAAACTTGACACAAAATGAGAAAAATTTTTTCAAATCAAAAATTCAATATATCAACTAATTGAACAAAAAATTCAAGCAAAAGAAATAAGACGCCCTAATGAAGTTGGGGTTTTAATAAATACCAAATCTGATTTTATCAAATCACTTGATCTTGTAAAATTGCTAATGGTGGCAAAAGTTGATTTCTGTGATGATAAAACAGAAATTCTACTGCTTAACTGGAAAAAATGCCCAAGATGTTGAAATCATTTTGAACAAATTGATAATGTTTGTCAACGTTGCTCTGAGGTTTTAAATGAGACTCATAATACAAAAAATAACTAA
- a CDS encoding DNA topoisomerase IV subunit A, with protein sequence MNKSLDLIINSKLEKILAQKFIRYSKYIIQHRAIPDVRDGLKPVQRRILYSMWQLGLKNSKNYKKSARVVGDVIGKYHPHGDSSIYDALVRLSQEWKMNIPLVEMHGNKGSIDDDPPAAMRYTEVRLSEISEHLLELISKNVVSFCPNFDDSEKEPTILPAIFPNLLINGAIGIASGFATEIPPHNLGEVIDATILMIRNPGISIEEISTVILGPDFPTGGIVYGKSGIFDAFKTGKGKIKISSNYKISEKKGQKIIEITAIPFGTSKSNLIQQIDNIRFEEQIYGIKEVIDQSDQNGISIFIELENNANPDLIITYLLQKTDLQIHYSYNSVAICNNSPKLLTIKEIIFFYLEHLRKIKLAEFNFELYKNKKRLEIIKGFLKVAEITDDVIKIIRESDNSKVGVIADLIKFFGFSEIQADAIASMRLYRLSKIEQQTFREESKNLEENISKLENLVANKDEFNTNLIQILKKFKKLYTQPRKTQIIDSDLKIKINQGDLIKDEFFYFWITKSGLYKKLDIKNSALEEIEKTQLPENDIFIFQDQINQRQKGIFFTNKGDIAIFSAHQIDESNLKSAPNNLRITLGIPNADHILSAFFVDNFEDNQFLIFITKFGFAKRMSLEQLAKIRQKKLQNIFRIKEDDKFISAFLENKLKNIVFFTTQNRALKISVSEIPIYSRNSSGVKILSLRKNEFVTASQTIETSDSLAVIDFYSRFEKIDTANLHFGNKKIAPKNFETQLDFSQTPKSIAVFSDNLKVFEFNKPLKIFTISDFANLKTNAKIKYKFFAQKNKIVKNNGKNSFFYSKNDSNNKNIKTKTKENKPIINLETKLREISELDVESILKKIEKDS encoded by the coding sequence ATGAATAAAAGCCTAGATTTGATAATTAATTCCAAATTAGAAAAGATTTTGGCGCAAAAATTCATTCGTTATTCTAAATATATAATTCAACATCGGGCAATTCCTGATGTCAGAGATGGTCTAAAACCTGTTCAAAGACGAATTCTTTATTCAATGTGGCAATTAGGATTAAAGAATAGTAAAAATTACAAAAAATCAGCTAGAGTTGTCGGTGATGTTATCGGAAAATATCACCCCCACGGTGATAGTTCAATTTATGATGCTCTTGTTAGACTTTCTCAGGAATGAAAAATGAATATTCCACTTGTTGAAATGCACGGAAATAAAGGCTCAATTGACGACGACCCTCCAGCGGCAATGCGATATACAGAAGTGAGACTTTCAGAAATAAGTGAACATTTACTTGAACTAATCTCAAAAAATGTTGTAAGTTTTTGCCCTAATTTTGATGATAGTGAAAAAGAACCAACAATTTTACCTGCAATTTTTCCTAACTTACTAATTAATGGCGCAATTGGAATCGCAAGCGGATTTGCAACCGAAATCCCCCCGCACAACTTAGGCGAAGTAATTGATGCAACAATTTTGATGATTAGAAATCCCGGAATTTCGATTGAAGAAATTTCTACAGTGATTTTAGGCCCTGATTTTCCGACAGGAGGAATTGTTTATGGAAAATCGGGCATTTTTGATGCTTTTAAAACTGGAAAAGGCAAGATAAAAATAAGTTCAAATTATAAAATTTCTGAAAAAAAAGGCCAAAAAATAATTGAAATTACTGCTATTCCTTTTGGAACTTCCAAATCAAATTTGATTCAACAAATCGACAACATTCGTTTTGAAGAGCAAATTTACGGAATTAAAGAGGTAATTGATCAATCTGATCAAAATGGAATCTCAATTTTTATTGAACTAGAAAATAATGCTAATCCTGACTTAATTATTACTTATTTACTTCAAAAAACCGATTTACAAATCCATTATTCTTATAATTCTGTTGCAATTTGTAATAATTCACCAAAGCTTTTGACAATTAAGGAAATAATTTTCTTCTATCTTGAGCATTTAAGAAAAATTAAACTTGCTGAATTTAATTTTGAACTTTACAAAAATAAAAAAAGATTAGAAATTATTAAAGGTTTTCTCAAGGTTGCCGAAATAACTGATGATGTAATTAAAATTATTCGCGAATCTGATAATTCAAAAGTTGGGGTTATTGCCGATTTAATAAAATTTTTTGGTTTTAGCGAAATTCAAGCTGATGCAATTGCTTCAATGAGATTGTATCGCCTTTCTAAAATTGAGCAGCAAACTTTTCGTGAAGAGTCAAAAAATTTAGAAGAAAATATTAGCAAGCTAGAAAATCTTGTTGCAAATAAAGATGAATTTAACACAAATTTAATTCAAATCTTAAAAAAATTTAAAAAATTGTACACCCAACCTCGAAAAACCCAAATTATCGACTCTGATTTAAAAATAAAAATAAACCAAGGCGATCTAATAAAAGATGAATTTTTTTATTTTTGAATTACAAAATCTGGGCTTTATAAAAAATTAGATATAAAAAATTCTGCACTCGAAGAAATTGAAAAAACTCAACTTCCAGAAAATGATATTTTTATTTTTCAAGATCAAATTAACCAACGGCAAAAAGGAATTTTTTTTACAAATAAAGGAGATATAGCAATTTTTTCTGCCCATCAAATTGATGAATCAAATTTAAAAAGCGCGCCAAATAATTTAAGAATTACTTTAGGAATCCCAAATGCTGATCATATTTTAAGCGCTTTTTTTGTTGATAATTTTGAAGATAATCAGTTTTTAATTTTTATCACCAAATTCGGTTTTGCAAAACGAATGAGTTTAGAACAACTAGCAAAAATTAGGCAGAAAAAGCTACAAAATATTTTTCGCATTAAGGAGGATGACAAATTTATTAGCGCATTTTTGGAAAACAAATTGAAAAACATTGTATTTTTCACAACACAAAATCGCGCTTTAAAAATAAGTGTCTCAGAAATACCGATATATTCGCGAAATTCATCAGGAGTCAAAATTTTAAGTCTTCGCAAAAACGAATTTGTTACTGCAAGCCAAACTATTGAAACATCAGATTCGCTTGCAGTTATCGATTTTTATTCTCGATTTGAAAAAATTGACACTGCCAATTTACATTTTGGGAATAAAAAAATAGCCCCAAAAAACTTTGAAACACAGCTTGACTTTTCTCAGACTCCGAAAAGTATCGCTGTTTTTAGTGACAATTTAAAAGTTTTTGAATTTAATAAACCTTTAAAAATTTTTACTATTTCTGATTTTGCAAACTTAAAAACTAATGCAAAAATAAAATATAAATTCTTTGCACAAAAAAACAAAATAGTGAAAAATAACGGAAAAAATAGTTTTTTTTATTCAAAAAACGATTCTAATAACAAAAATATTAAAACAAAAACTAAAGAAAACAAGCCGATAATAAACCTAGAAACTAAACTTCGCGAAATTAGCGAATTAGATGTTGAATCAATTCTAAAAAAAATAGAAAAGGACAGCTAA